The segment CCGATTCCAGCCCAGTAGATGGCGCCCGTGCACATGGCACACGGTTCGGTGCTCGTGTACAAGGTGCTGCCGGCCAACGCGGCGGCATCGAGCTTCTTGGCGCTCAGGCGGACCAGGTCGGTCTCGGCATGCCCGGTGGGATCGTGTTCCGTGTTGACGGTGTTCATGGCTTCCACCATGGTTCCGTCCGGAGCCAACAGGAGTGCGCCGAACGGGTGGTCGCCGCGATCCCGGGCTGACCGCGCGAGGGAAATGGCGCGGTTCAGCAACTCAAGGTCGGCCTGGCTGGGCTCGGCGGGTGAAGAAGCAGTGTCTTCGGAAGTGTTCATCAAAAGCCCTTCAGTTCGCCGCCAGCAGGGACAGGATCCGCTCCAGGAGATGCGCAGCGGCGTCGCCCTTGACGGACAGCACAACCCGGGAAGCCCGTTCCGGCGCCGGGCGCGCGCCGGAGGCTCCGCCGTCGAGCCGCTCACAGCGGGTCTTGCCATGGTCTGCACCCTTGCTCGTGTCCACGGAAATTGCGACGTACGGGGCGTCGTCGAGCTCGAGGGCACCCACGGCGATTGCCGCCGCCAGCGGATCGTGGAGGGCGGCACAATGCTCACCGAAAATCGTGTTGTAAAAGGCGAAGTACTGGACGAGCATGCCGGAGAGTGCGCTGGCCACCGGATGTCCGGCGGTCGCAAGGGCCGCACGGTGGGCCTCATCGAAGCGGTGGTTCATGGTGACGTCCAAGGGAACCATGATGACCGGCCAACCGGCCTCCATCACCACGGCGGCTGCCTCGGCGTCATTGAAGATGTTGGCCTCGGCGACAGGGCTGATATTGCCCGGCACAAACGCGGCTCCGCCCATGATCGTGACATCGCGGACGAGTGCCGGGAGCTTCGGGTCCAGTTGCAGTGCGAGGGCCAGATTGGTGAGCGGACCGACGGCGATGACGCGCAGTTCGCCCGGGTGCTCGTTGGCGAGCCGCACGAGCATCTCTGCGGCAGTCTCCGACTCCGACGTCAGTCCAGAGTCTTCCAAGGTGACCCCGCCGATGCCGTTCTCTCCGTGAACGTGCGGCGCCCCGCCGTCGAACGTGCCCATGAGGGGATCGTGGGCACCCACGGCAACCGGGATCCCGGCCCTGCCGGCAGCATGCAGCAGGTTCAAAGTGTTGACGGCCCCGACCGCGGCGCTGACGTTGCCGCTGACGGTTCCGATCCCGGCCAGCTCCACCTCAGGGCTCGCCAGGAGATACGCGATTGCCAGGGAATCGTCGATGCCGGTATCGCAATCGAGGTAGAACGGCTGCGGTGTAGTGGTGGTCATGGTGCTCCTTCGTGGGTTGGATGACTCGGCTTTGGGTGCGGATTTAGGCATGGGCGACGACGACGGCGGGCGCCGCCGCGGCGCTCGCAGCCACTGGGCGGAGGATCAGGGAAGCAGCAAATGCCGCGAGGGCGAAGCCGGCAGAGATCCACAGGGCAGTTTGGTAACCGGCGATGGTTCCGGCGGCGACGGCGGGTGCGACGACGGCGATTCCCACACTGGCTCCGATTCCAAAGCATGCTCCATTCAGGCCGGGCACGGAACCCGGCGCCGATTTGGGTGAATTCAGCACCGCGATGCCGCTGACGGTGCTCTGGAACTGGCCGAGATACAGGACTCCCATGATGATCAGCAAGGCGAAGACCATCCAACGGTCCGCGGCAAAGATTGCGACGGCAACCGCTGCCACGACGATCAGGCCGCTGCTGATCCGCAGGGCCTTGAACCAGCCGATGCGCTGCGCGAACCAGCCGGAGAACACCGCCGTGAGCACACCCACGAAGGCCGTCGGCGTCAGGTATAGGAGGGCTGACATGGAAGCGGACAGTCCGTATCCGGCTTTTGCGTCCTGGCTCAAGAGGATCACGGTGAAGTTCAACGCCGAGAAGATGCCCGCAAGCGTCAGCACCGTGCTCGCCAAAACCGGCCATACCCGTCGGGACCGCAATTGCTCGATGGCGATCAGCGGACGCTCAACCCGCCTTTCCACGGCGACGAACGCCAGCCCGGCAATCACTGCGCCGGCGAGATAGCCAAGGGTCCAGACGTCGCCCCATCCGGACGTGGAAGCCTGTCCGATCAGGTTGCT is part of the Arthrobacter ramosus genome and harbors:
- a CDS encoding nucleoside deaminase translates to MNTSEDTASSPAEPSQADLELLNRAISLARSARDRGDHPFGALLLAPDGTMVEAMNTVNTEHDPTGHAETDLVRLSAKKLDAAALAGSTLYTSTEPCAMCTGAIYWAGIGRVVYALSEKDLASIVTQQSGVPTLDLPCRDVLAHGGSNVSVTGPVPLPEATEVHLGFWH
- a CDS encoding nucleoside hydrolase; amino-acid sequence: MTTTTPQPFYLDCDTGIDDSLAIAYLLASPEVELAGIGTVSGNVSAAVGAVNTLNLLHAAGRAGIPVAVGAHDPLMGTFDGGAPHVHGENGIGGVTLEDSGLTSESETAAEMLVRLANEHPGELRVIAVGPLTNLALALQLDPKLPALVRDVTIMGGAAFVPGNISPVAEANIFNDAEAAAVVMEAGWPVIMVPLDVTMNHRFDEAHRAALATAGHPVASALSGMLVQYFAFYNTIFGEHCAALHDPLAAAIAVGALELDDAPYVAISVDTSKGADHGKTRCERLDGGASGARPAPERASRVVLSVKGDAAAHLLERILSLLAAN
- a CDS encoding MFS transporter, producing the protein MTTQATSTAGLPLRRKAARVPVLISTLILSILSYQLNASLFSAALPAMAAHFQESTENVAKVQSLFFLTGAVLGMAFSRWSDFLGRRRTLLIVLSMMLCGTVLCLLAPNLTVLLVGRVLQSATSATFTISFLLLSERFSKRLFGISVGIISAVNGGIGGLDGFLGGFITDTIGWQFLFVLVLGVGVLAIVLVAVVVPKRPARTREGRMDWWGAGTLGTFLVLLSNLIGQASTSGWGDVWTLGYLAGAVIAGLAFVAVERRVERPLIAIEQLRSRRVWPVLASTVLTLAGIFSALNFTVILLSQDAKAGYGLSASMSALLYLTPTAFVGVLTAVFSGWFAQRIGWFKALRISSGLIVVAAVAVAIFAADRWMVFALLIIMGVLYLGQFQSTVSGIAVLNSPKSAPGSVPGLNGACFGIGASVGIAVVAPAVAAGTIAGYQTALWISAGFALAAFAASLILRPVAASAAAAPAVVVAHA